From the genome of Phytohabitans rumicis, one region includes:
- a CDS encoding carbohydrate ABC transporter permease, producing MVTVQAPKARPRGIRPSRGYRVFQAVNGVVLTGVVLVTLYPFVNIVARSFSGEQYIRSGQVNLWPKGFNLTTYKTVMSDSMFWTNYRNTIVYTVVATAISIVLTTCYAYVLSKKDLKGRGILVGIAVFTMFFHGGLIPNYVLVSQLGMRNTIWAIVLPNAINVFNLLVMKAFFESLPVELEEAAAVDGLNTYQILLRIVLPLSKAVIATMVLFYAVSFWNSWFSAFLYMDKLERFPVTVYLRNLISSATGGSDVTTASDVALQVGANIVAVTIVLTMLPIMLVYPFIQRYFVSGVMLGAVKG from the coding sequence ATGGTGACCGTCCAAGCACCGAAGGCGCGGCCGCGCGGGATCCGGCCGAGCCGGGGGTACCGGGTGTTCCAGGCGGTCAACGGGGTCGTGCTGACCGGGGTCGTGCTGGTGACCCTGTATCCGTTCGTCAACATCGTTGCCCGCTCGTTCAGCGGGGAACAGTACATCCGGTCCGGCCAGGTCAACCTGTGGCCGAAGGGTTTCAACCTCACCACGTACAAGACCGTGATGAGCGACTCGATGTTCTGGACCAACTATCGCAACACCATCGTCTACACCGTCGTGGCGACCGCCATCTCGATCGTGCTGACCACGTGCTACGCGTACGTGTTATCCAAAAAGGACCTCAAGGGACGCGGCATCCTGGTCGGGATCGCGGTCTTCACCATGTTCTTCCACGGTGGCCTGATCCCGAACTACGTCCTGGTCAGCCAGCTCGGCATGCGCAACACGATCTGGGCCATCGTGCTGCCCAACGCCATCAACGTGTTCAACCTGCTGGTGATGAAGGCGTTCTTCGAGAGCCTGCCGGTCGAACTGGAGGAAGCCGCCGCGGTCGACGGCCTGAACACGTACCAGATCCTGCTGCGCATCGTGCTGCCGCTGTCCAAGGCGGTGATCGCCACGATGGTGCTTTTCTACGCGGTGTCCTTCTGGAACTCGTGGTTCTCCGCCTTCCTCTACATGGACAAGCTGGAGCGCTTCCCGGTCACCGTCTATCTGCGCAACCTCATCTCGTCGGCGACTGGCGGGTCCGACGTCACCACCGCCAGTGATGTCGCACTGCAGGTCGGAGCCAACATCGTGGCGGTGACCATCGTGCTCACCATGCTGCCGATCATGCTCGTCTACCCCTTCATCCAGCGGTACTTCGTTTCCGGGGTCATGCTCGGCGCGGTCAAGGGCTAG
- a CDS encoding ABC transporter permease produces the protein MSTVETPPRVQQPRPSPPARVRPRRTWRRALRRDWQLYSLAVLPLVFFLIFRYLPMIGNVIAFRRYQPGGALFGEYWVGLHYFKMFWSDPTFWRVFTNTLVIGGLTLLFIFPMPIVLALLLNEVRSRFFKRFVQTISYMPHFLSIVVVAGIILQMVAMDGAVNQAVKAIGQDPISFIQQPGWFRPIYITSEMWQTVGWGTILYLAALTTVDNELYEQARVDGANRWRQTWHVTLPGIRPTMMTLLILNIGMFMAVGFEKILLLYNPLTYPTADVISTYVYRVGVVSGSFSYAAAIGLFESIIGLVLVFSANAISRRTVGTGLW, from the coding sequence ATGAGCACGGTGGAGACGCCACCGCGCGTCCAGCAACCCAGACCCAGCCCGCCGGCCCGGGTCCGGCCCCGCCGTACCTGGCGGCGGGCCCTGCGCCGGGACTGGCAGCTCTACTCGCTGGCGGTCCTGCCGCTCGTCTTCTTCCTGATCTTCCGGTACCTGCCGATGATCGGCAACGTGATCGCTTTCCGCCGATACCAGCCGGGCGGTGCGCTCTTCGGCGAGTACTGGGTGGGCCTGCACTACTTCAAGATGTTCTGGAGCGACCCGACCTTCTGGCGGGTGTTCACCAACACCCTGGTCATCGGTGGCCTGACCCTGCTCTTCATCTTCCCGATGCCGATCGTGTTGGCCCTGCTGCTCAACGAGGTCCGGTCGCGGTTCTTCAAGCGGTTCGTGCAGACCATCTCCTACATGCCGCACTTCCTCTCCATCGTGGTGGTGGCCGGCATCATCCTCCAGATGGTCGCGATGGACGGCGCGGTCAACCAGGCGGTGAAGGCGATCGGCCAGGACCCCATATCCTTCATCCAGCAACCGGGCTGGTTCCGCCCCATCTACATCACGTCGGAGATGTGGCAGACGGTCGGCTGGGGCACGATCCTGTACCTCGCCGCACTGACCACCGTCGACAACGAACTGTACGAGCAGGCGCGGGTCGACGGCGCCAATCGTTGGCGACAGACCTGGCACGTGACCCTGCCTGGCATCCGGCCGACCATGATGACCCTGCTGATCCTCAACATCGGCATGTTCATGGCGGTCGGGTTCGAGAAGATCCTGCTGCTGTACAACCCGCTGACGTACCCGACGGCGGACGTCATATCCACGTACGTCTACCGCGTCGGCGTGGTGTCCGGCAGCTTCAGCTACGCCGCCGCCATCGGGCTGTTCGAGTCCATCATCGGATTGGTCCTGGTGTTCTCGGCGAACGCCATCTCGCGTCGCACGGTGGGGACGGGGCTATGGTGA
- a CDS encoding glycoside hydrolase family 3 N-terminal domain-containing protein translates to MRGQLPVNAGLTSSNANGSTGPAPWRDPELSPAARAAALVPLMSLEEKVAQLVGVWVGADAAGGGVAPHQADMADGAPWSTIIRNGLGQLTRPFGTAPVDPVLGARSLAVSQAEIVAASRFGIPAQVHEECLTGFATWKATAYPTPLCWGAAFDPLLVEEMAGLIGRSMRAAGVHQGLAPVLDVTRDYRWGRTEETIGEDPYLVGTVGAAYVRGLEGAGIVATLKHFAGYSASRGGRNHAPVAIGRRELADVILPPFEMALRLGGARSVMNSYAEIDGVPVAADPDLLTALLRGDWGFEGTVVSDYFSVRFLEKLHGVAAEAGDAARLALRAGIDVELPTVDTFGPPLVEAVRSGAVDEALIDRAVHRVLAQKAEQGLLDEKWRPEPDGIDALAFDDESNQDVAVRLARQSVVLLRNTDGVLPLAAGRRVALVGPVADDPMVMLGCYAFPAHVGVRHPEHGLGVDIPSLRASLAALVPDLAYAPGCDITGDDTSGIAAAAATAAASDVCVLAVGDRAGMFGRGTSGEGCDAADLRLPGVQADLVRAVLATGTPTVLVLLTGRPYALGSDVDGAAAVVQAFFPGQRGGQALAEVLTGAVNPSGRLPVSIPRDAGGLPATYLSPPLGRRSGVSSVDPTPTFPFGHGLSYTTFEWCDPLGPSDWAVDGEARFGITVRNTGARSGTEVVQLYLHDPVAQTTRPVVRLIGYARVPLEPGETARVMFAVPADLASFTGVHGRRIVEPGDVELRFGRSSGEVAAAVPVRLVGAEREVDHRRRLLSTVEVDR, encoded by the coding sequence ATGAGAGGTCAGCTGCCGGTCAACGCCGGCCTTACGTCGAGCAACGCCAATGGATCGACCGGTCCGGCGCCCTGGCGCGACCCCGAGCTCAGCCCGGCCGCGCGGGCCGCGGCGTTGGTCCCGCTCATGTCGCTGGAGGAGAAGGTCGCCCAGTTGGTCGGCGTCTGGGTCGGCGCCGACGCCGCGGGCGGTGGCGTCGCCCCGCACCAGGCCGACATGGCGGACGGCGCGCCCTGGAGCACGATCATCCGGAACGGCCTGGGCCAGCTCACCCGGCCGTTCGGCACCGCGCCCGTGGACCCCGTCCTCGGCGCGCGCTCACTGGCCGTGTCCCAGGCGGAGATCGTGGCGGCGAGCCGCTTCGGCATTCCCGCGCAAGTGCATGAGGAGTGCCTGACCGGCTTCGCCACCTGGAAGGCGACGGCGTACCCGACGCCGCTCTGCTGGGGCGCCGCCTTCGACCCGCTGCTCGTCGAGGAGATGGCCGGGCTGATCGGCCGGTCCATGCGCGCCGCCGGCGTGCACCAGGGCCTGGCGCCGGTGCTGGACGTGACCCGCGACTACCGCTGGGGGCGCACCGAGGAGACGATCGGCGAGGACCCCTACCTGGTGGGCACCGTCGGCGCGGCGTACGTGCGCGGTCTGGAAGGCGCCGGCATCGTCGCGACGCTCAAGCACTTCGCCGGCTACTCGGCCTCGCGCGGCGGGCGCAACCACGCGCCGGTCGCGATCGGGCGCCGGGAGCTGGCCGACGTCATCCTGCCGCCGTTCGAGATGGCGCTGCGGCTGGGCGGCGCGCGCTCCGTGATGAACTCGTACGCCGAGATCGACGGCGTACCGGTGGCCGCCGACCCGGACCTGCTGACCGCACTCCTGCGCGGCGACTGGGGCTTCGAAGGCACCGTGGTCTCGGACTACTTCTCGGTGCGGTTCCTGGAGAAGCTGCACGGCGTCGCCGCCGAGGCCGGGGACGCGGCCAGGCTGGCGCTGCGGGCCGGCATCGACGTCGAGCTGCCCACAGTGGACACCTTCGGCCCGCCGCTGGTCGAGGCGGTCCGCTCCGGCGCGGTGGACGAGGCGCTGATCGACCGCGCCGTCCACCGGGTGCTGGCCCAGAAGGCCGAGCAGGGCCTGCTGGACGAGAAGTGGCGGCCCGAGCCGGACGGCATCGACGCCCTGGCCTTCGACGACGAGTCCAATCAGGACGTCGCCGTGCGGCTGGCCCGGCAGTCGGTCGTCCTGCTGCGCAACACCGATGGCGTATTGCCGCTCGCCGCGGGCCGGCGGGTGGCGCTCGTCGGCCCGGTCGCCGACGACCCGATGGTGATGCTCGGGTGCTACGCCTTCCCGGCACACGTGGGCGTGCGGCACCCCGAGCACGGGCTCGGCGTCGACATCCCCTCGCTGCGCGCGTCGCTCGCCGCCCTGGTGCCAGACCTGGCGTACGCGCCGGGCTGCGACATCACCGGCGACGACACCTCCGGCATCGCGGCGGCCGCGGCCACCGCCGCGGCGAGCGACGTGTGCGTGCTCGCCGTCGGGGACCGGGCCGGGATGTTCGGACGGGGCACGTCGGGCGAGGGCTGCGACGCCGCCGATCTGCGCCTGCCGGGCGTCCAGGCCGATCTGGTACGCGCCGTGCTGGCCACCGGCACGCCGACAGTCCTGGTGCTGCTGACCGGCCGGCCGTACGCGCTCGGCTCCGATGTGGATGGTGCCGCGGCCGTCGTGCAGGCATTCTTTCCCGGCCAGCGGGGTGGCCAGGCGCTCGCCGAGGTGCTCACCGGCGCAGTGAACCCGTCCGGGCGGCTGCCGGTCAGCATCCCGCGCGACGCCGGGGGCCTGCCGGCGACGTACCTGTCCCCGCCGCTGGGCCGCCGGTCGGGGGTGTCGTCCGTCGACCCGACGCCCACGTTCCCGTTCGGGCACGGGCTGAGCTATACGACGTTCGAGTGGTGCGACCCGCTGGGACCGTCCGACTGGGCGGTCGACGGCGAGGCGCGCTTCGGGATCACGGTCCGCAACACCGGGGCACGCTCCGGCACCGAGGTCGTGCAGCTGTACCTGCACGACCCGGTCGCGCAGACCACCCGCCCGGTGGTCCGCCTCATCGGGTACGCACGGGTGCCGCTGGAGCCGGGCGAGACGGCGCGGGTGATGTTCGCGGTCCCGGCCGACCTCGCGTCGTTCACGGGGGTGCACGGCCGGCGCATCGTCGAGCCCGGCGACGTCGAGCTGCGGTTCGGCCGGTCCAGCGGCGAGGTCGCCGCGGCCGTGCCGGTACGCCTCGTCGGCGCGGAGCGGGAGGTCGACCACCGGCGCCGGTTGCTCTCCACAGTGGAGGTCGATCGATGA
- a CDS encoding LacI family DNA-binding transcriptional regulator, which yields MRTATIATIADEVGVSVTTVSKVLNGRADVAPETRARVEASLERHRYRRRGKRQPTGSGQIDLVFHEFDSGWAMEIIRGVEAVAATAKIDVLLSQLGGQHRPPQRWLDGVLARRPLGVVFVLCHLTQPQRRQLERQRIPFVVVDTDSATSASVPTVGSNNWNGGLIAARHLLQLGHRRIAIISGPEDVLCSRARVAGFRSAHEEAGIPVDPELVRQGKFSASTGFEHGMALLSRPDRPTAVFAGSDTQAMGVLRAARRLGLDVPTDLSVIGYDDLPISAWTGPALTTVNQPLRDMAGTATRMLLDLAAGVEPPTSRIDLVTELVVRESTAPPPPGR from the coding sequence ATGCGTACCGCGACGATCGCGACGATCGCCGACGAGGTCGGCGTGTCCGTGACGACGGTCTCCAAGGTCCTCAACGGGCGCGCCGACGTCGCGCCCGAGACCAGGGCGCGCGTCGAGGCGAGCCTGGAGCGCCACCGGTACCGCCGCCGCGGCAAGCGGCAGCCGACCGGCTCCGGGCAGATCGACCTGGTCTTCCACGAGTTCGACTCGGGCTGGGCCATGGAGATCATCCGAGGCGTGGAGGCGGTCGCGGCGACGGCGAAGATCGACGTACTGCTGTCCCAATTGGGCGGTCAGCACCGGCCGCCGCAGCGGTGGCTGGACGGCGTGCTCGCCCGCCGGCCGCTCGGCGTGGTCTTCGTGCTGTGCCACCTGACCCAGCCCCAGCGTCGGCAGCTGGAGCGGCAACGCATCCCGTTCGTCGTGGTCGACACCGACAGCGCGACGTCCGCGTCGGTGCCGACGGTCGGCTCCAACAACTGGAACGGCGGCCTGATCGCGGCCCGTCACCTGCTGCAGCTCGGCCACCGCCGGATCGCGATCATCTCGGGGCCGGAGGACGTGCTGTGCAGCCGCGCCCGGGTGGCCGGCTTCCGGTCCGCGCACGAGGAGGCCGGGATCCCGGTCGACCCCGAGCTGGTCCGGCAGGGCAAGTTCTCCGCCAGCACCGGGTTCGAGCACGGCATGGCGCTGCTGAGCCGTCCCGACCGCCCCACGGCGGTCTTCGCCGGGTCGGACACGCAGGCCATGGGGGTGCTGCGGGCCGCGCGCCGGCTCGGCCTCGACGTCCCCACGGACCTTTCCGTCATCGGGTACGACGACCTGCCGATCTCCGCGTGGACCGGCCCGGCGCTCACCACCGTCAACCAGCCGCTGCGGGACATGGCGGGCACCGCCACCCGGATGCTGCTCGACCTGGCGGCCGGCGTGGAGCCGCCCACCAGCCGCATCGACCTGGTCACCGAGCTGGTCGTACGGGAGAGCACCGCGCCGCCACCCCCGGGGCGCTGA